The following proteins are co-located in the Spinactinospora alkalitolerans genome:
- a CDS encoding glycerophosphodiester phosphodiesterase family protein, with product MRRNKQAPRIKIISHRGASGHRPEHTMGSYELGARYGGDFIEVDLVATKDGHLIARHESEIGHTTDVAGRPEFADRRTTRTVDGREVTGWFAQDFTLAEVKTLRAVERVPDVRPDNAALDGRFEIPTLGEIIELAKKLTAELGRPIGVYPETKHPAHHVSAGLELEPPLIAALRESGLAGPEPEVPVFLQSFEAESLKKLRELELPLVQLMGTEEHWLPLTTPEGLAEVAAFADAIGPAKALVVPRDDNGDLGEPTSLVADAHEAGLLVHPYTFRSENTYLPTSLRSGTDPNAFGSFAAEYEAFFAAGVDGVFTDHSRHAFLAREIFLEEG from the coding sequence TTGCGCAGGAACAAGCAGGCACCCAGGATCAAGATCATCTCTCACCGCGGCGCCTCGGGCCACCGGCCCGAGCACACGATGGGCTCCTATGAGCTGGGGGCGCGCTACGGCGGCGACTTCATCGAGGTGGACCTGGTCGCCACCAAGGACGGCCACCTGATCGCGCGGCACGAGTCGGAGATCGGGCACACCACGGACGTCGCCGGGCGCCCGGAGTTCGCCGATCGGCGCACCACCCGCACCGTCGACGGCAGGGAGGTCACCGGCTGGTTCGCCCAGGACTTCACGCTGGCCGAGGTCAAGACGCTGCGCGCGGTCGAACGGGTGCCCGATGTGCGCCCGGACAACGCCGCCCTTGACGGCCGGTTCGAGATCCCGACCCTGGGCGAGATCATCGAACTGGCGAAGAAGCTCACCGCCGAGCTGGGCCGGCCGATCGGCGTCTACCCCGAAACCAAGCACCCGGCCCACCACGTCTCCGCGGGCCTGGAGCTGGAGCCGCCGCTGATCGCGGCGCTGCGCGAGAGCGGGCTGGCCGGGCCGGAGCCGGAGGTCCCGGTCTTCCTGCAGTCGTTCGAGGCCGAGAGCCTGAAGAAGCTGCGCGAGCTGGAACTGCCGCTGGTGCAGTTGATGGGCACCGAGGAGCACTGGCTGCCCCTCACCACGCCGGAGGGCCTGGCGGAGGTCGCGGCGTTCGCCGACGCGATCGGTCCGGCCAAGGCGCTGGTCGTCCCGCGCGACGACAACGGCGACCTGGGCGAGCCCACGTCGCTGGTCGCCGACGCCCACGAGGCCGGCCTGCTGGTCCACCCCTACACCTTCCGCAGCGAGAACACCTACCTGCCGACCTCCCTGCGCTCCGGCACCGACCCCAACGCGTTCGGGAGCTTCGCCGCCGAGTACGAGGCGTTCTTCGCCGCGGGGGTCGACGGCGTCTTCACCGACCACTCGCGGCACGCCTTCCTCGCCCGCGAGATCTTCCTGGAGGAGGGCTGA
- the serC gene encoding phosphoserine transaminase, with the protein MTEIQIPASILPSDGRFGCGPSKVRPEQLSALASSGAEYLGTSHRQKPVKSLVGRVRFGLSRLFSLPEGYEVVLGNGGTTAFWDIAAYGLVREKSQHLSFGEFSSKFAKVTKGAPWLAEPTVIASDPGTHGEPRAEDGVDAYALTHNETSTGVAAPIRRVEGAADDALVLVDATSGAGGLPVDIAETDVYYFAPQKSFAADGGLWIAIMSPKALQRVTEIADGGRYVPEFFSLTTAVDNSRKDQTYNTPAVATLLLLAEQIEWLNGQGGLDWATRRTAESSAVLYTWAEKSAFATPFVVDPAQRSQVVGTIDFSDDVDAAAVAKVLRANGVVDTEPYRKLGRNQLRVGMFPAIEPGDVQALTECVDHVVGRLA; encoded by the coding sequence GTGACCGAGATCCAGATTCCCGCGAGCATCCTGCCCAGTGACGGTCGCTTCGGCTGCGGCCCGTCCAAGGTCCGCCCCGAGCAGTTGAGCGCCTTGGCCTCCTCCGGCGCCGAGTACCTCGGCACCTCGCACCGACAGAAGCCCGTGAAATCCCTCGTCGGCCGGGTCCGCTTCGGACTGAGCCGGCTGTTCTCGCTGCCCGAGGGCTACGAGGTCGTCCTCGGCAACGGCGGCACCACGGCGTTCTGGGACATCGCGGCGTACGGCCTGGTGCGCGAGAAGTCCCAGCACCTGTCGTTCGGCGAGTTCTCGTCGAAGTTCGCGAAGGTCACCAAGGGCGCCCCGTGGCTGGCCGAGCCGACCGTGATCGCCTCGGACCCCGGCACGCACGGCGAGCCGCGCGCCGAGGACGGCGTCGACGCCTACGCGCTCACCCACAACGAGACCTCCACCGGTGTGGCGGCCCCGATCCGCCGGGTCGAGGGCGCGGCCGACGACGCCCTGGTGCTCGTCGACGCCACGAGCGGCGCCGGCGGCCTGCCGGTGGACATCGCCGAGACCGACGTCTACTACTTCGCGCCGCAGAAGTCCTTCGCCGCCGACGGCGGGCTGTGGATCGCGATCATGTCCCCGAAGGCGCTGCAGCGGGTGACCGAGATCGCCGACGGCGGCCGCTACGTCCCGGAGTTCTTCTCGCTGACCACGGCGGTCGACAACTCCCGCAAGGACCAGACCTACAACACCCCGGCCGTGGCGACGCTGCTGCTGCTCGCCGAGCAGATCGAGTGGCTGAACGGCCAGGGCGGCCTGGACTGGGCGACGCGCCGCACGGCCGAGTCCTCCGCCGTCCTCTACACCTGGGCGGAGAAGTCGGCGTTCGCCACCCCGTTCGTGGTGGACCCGGCGCAGCGCTCGCAGGTGGTCGGCACCATCGACTTCAGCGACGACGTCGACGCAGCGGCGGTGGCCAAGGTGCTGCGCGCCAACGGCGTGGTGGACACCGAGCCCTACCGCAAGCTGGGCCGCAACCAGTTGCGCGTCGGCATGTTCCCCGCCATCGAGCCGGGCGACGTGCAGGCGCTGACCGAGTGCGTCGACCACGTGGTGGGCCGGCTGGCCTGA
- a CDS encoding citrate synthase 2, with product MSDFKPGLEGVVAFETEIAEPDKEGGALRYRGVDIENLVGHVTFGRVWGLLVDNSFNPGLPFADPITLPTTTGDVRVDVQSTLATLAPLWGFKPLLDIDDEEARDNVARAASAALSVIAQSARGDRPQVPQSRVDEGSSIVERFMIQLRGEPDPRHVKAVDAYWTSAAEHGMNASTFTARVIASTGADVAAALSGAVGAMSGPLHGGAPARVLHMLDETERIGDARTYVSQALDKGERLMGFGHRVYRAEDPRARVLRRTAKELDAPRYEVAAALENAALDELHARKPDRVLATNVEYWAAVVLDFADIPSSLFTSMFTSARTAGWSAHILEQKRTGRLVRPSADYIGPAERDIKAVDGADEAISQGV from the coding sequence ATGTCGGACTTCAAACCCGGGCTCGAAGGAGTCGTGGCGTTCGAGACCGAGATCGCCGAACCGGACAAGGAGGGCGGCGCCCTCCGGTACCGCGGTGTCGACATCGAGAACCTCGTCGGCCACGTCACCTTCGGGCGCGTTTGGGGGCTGTTGGTCGACAACAGCTTCAACCCCGGACTTCCCTTCGCGGATCCGATCACTCTGCCGACCACGACCGGTGACGTCCGTGTCGACGTGCAGAGCACGCTGGCGACCCTGGCACCGCTCTGGGGCTTCAAGCCGTTGCTCGACATCGACGACGAGGAGGCGCGCGACAACGTCGCCCGCGCGGCCTCGGCGGCTCTCTCCGTGATCGCGCAGTCCGCCCGCGGCGACCGGCCGCAGGTTCCGCAGAGCCGCGTCGACGAGGGCTCCTCCATCGTCGAGCGGTTCATGATCCAGCTCCGCGGCGAGCCGGACCCCCGGCACGTCAAGGCCGTGGACGCCTACTGGACGTCCGCCGCCGAGCACGGCATGAACGCCTCGACGTTCACGGCCCGCGTCATCGCCTCGACCGGCGCCGACGTGGCGGCCGCGCTCTCCGGCGCCGTGGGCGCGATGTCGGGCCCGCTGCACGGCGGCGCGCCGGCGCGCGTGCTGCACATGCTGGACGAGACCGAGCGCATCGGCGACGCCCGCACCTACGTCTCCCAGGCGCTGGACAAGGGCGAGCGGCTCATGGGCTTCGGCCACCGCGTCTACCGCGCGGAGGACCCGCGCGCCCGCGTGCTGCGCCGCACCGCCAAGGAGCTCGACGCCCCGCGCTACGAGGTGGCCGCCGCGCTGGAGAACGCCGCGCTGGACGAGCTGCACGCCCGCAAGCCCGACCGGGTGCTCGCCACCAACGTCGAGTACTGGGCCGCGGTCGTCCTGGACTTCGCCGACATCCCGTCGTCGCTGTTCACCTCGATGTTCACCAGCGCCCGCACCGCGGGCTGGTCGGCGCACATCCTGGAGCAGAAGCGGACCGGCCGCCTGGTCCGCCCCAGCGCCGACTACATCGGCCCGGCCGAGCGCGACATCAAGGCCGTCGACGGAGCCGACGAGGCCATCTCCCAGGGCGTGTAG
- the pdxH gene encoding pyridoxamine 5'-phosphate oxidase, with protein sequence MNHCDPAELREPYDGTPLCRSALSAHPMEQFHTWFTQAHTAGLAEPNAMVLATVEPSGAPRVRTVLLKGYDRSGLRFFTNYTSRKGRALAGEPRVGAVFPWHPIRRQVVISGRVEYLSDEENDAYFARRPRGSQIGAWASERQSSRVEGRAELDALYAQFDSVWPEGEEIPRPAYWGGFRIRPVEVEFWQGRPDRMHDRFRYLLVGGDPADETWEIDRLSP encoded by the coding sequence GTGAACCATTGTGACCCTGCTGAGCTGCGTGAACCTTACGACGGTACGCCTTTGTGCCGTTCTGCTCTGTCCGCGCACCCCATGGAGCAGTTTCACACCTGGTTCACACAGGCGCACACGGCGGGGTTGGCCGAACCGAACGCGATGGTCCTGGCCACGGTCGAACCGTCCGGAGCTCCCCGGGTCCGGACCGTCCTCCTTAAAGGGTACGACCGCTCCGGCCTGCGTTTCTTCACCAATTACACCTCGCGGAAGGGGCGGGCGCTCGCCGGTGAGCCGAGGGTCGGCGCGGTCTTCCCCTGGCACCCGATCCGGCGTCAGGTCGTTATTTCGGGCCGTGTCGAATATCTCAGTGACGAAGAGAACGACGCCTACTTCGCCCGGCGGCCGCGGGGCTCACAGATCGGCGCGTGGGCCAGTGAGCGCCAGTCGTCGAGGGTGGAGGGGCGCGCCGAGCTCGACGCGCTCTACGCGCAGTTCGATTCGGTCTGGCCCGAGGGGGAGGAGATCCCCCGGCCGGCCTACTGGGGCGGTTTCCGGATCCGCCCGGTGGAGGTCGAGTTCTGGCAGGGCCGTCCCGACCGGATGCACGACCGGTTCCGCTACCTCCTGGTCGGCGGCGACCCCGCCGACGAGACGTGGGAGATCGACCGCCTCTCCCCCTGA
- a CDS encoding metal-dependent transcriptional regulator translates to MTAHGLIDTTEMYLRTIFELEEEGIVPLRARIAERLQQSGPTVSQTVARMERDGLLRVENDRHLVMTEEGRRLATHVMRKHRLAERLLVDVIGLPWEDVHVEACRWEHVISEAVEERLVKLLNAPSVCPHGNPIPGLDELGLDDYAPEPFSGDSIVPMVDVANATDTTVTVRRISEQLQSDTEVMLSLKRAGVQPDQEVTLLVSDDGVRVMGGTHRDGEPTELSRQIASHIFVAKP, encoded by the coding sequence TTGACCGCACACGGGCTTATCGACACCACGGAGATGTACCTCCGCACCATCTTCGAGCTCGAAGAGGAAGGCATCGTGCCGCTTCGAGCCCGCATCGCGGAGCGACTCCAGCAGAGCGGACCGACGGTCAGCCAGACGGTCGCCCGCATGGAGCGCGACGGACTGCTCCGCGTCGAGAACGACCGGCACCTCGTCATGACCGAGGAGGGCCGGCGGCTGGCGACCCACGTCATGCGCAAGCACCGCCTCGCCGAGCGGCTGCTGGTCGACGTCATCGGGCTGCCCTGGGAGGACGTCCACGTCGAGGCCTGCCGCTGGGAGCACGTCATCTCGGAGGCGGTCGAGGAGCGGCTGGTCAAGCTGCTGAACGCCCCGTCGGTCTGCCCGCACGGCAACCCGATCCCCGGCCTGGACGAACTGGGCCTGGACGACTACGCCCCCGAGCCCTTCTCCGGCGACTCCATCGTGCCGATGGTCGACGTCGCCAACGCCACCGACACCACGGTCACCGTGCGGCGCATCAGTGAGCAACTGCAAAGTGACACGGAAGTGATGCTCAGCCTCAAACGCGCCGGGGTACAACCTGATCAGGAAGTGACGCTCCTCGTGAGCGATGACGGCGTGCGAGTGATGGGTGGTACGCACAGGGATGGCGAGCCGACCGAGCTGTCACGGCAGATCGCCAGTCATATCTTCGTCGCAAAACCGTAG
- a CDS encoding ATP-binding SpoIIE family protein phosphatase, producing MKRWGEAFYDDNALTGADVLEQAQVAVIVTDRFSNLRYWNTFALELFRFVGGRDYLGTSLMDLGIHEADQEHAAQLARRVLKGETWEGTFAVLRGDGTWIHVRAQAVPLKHGSGAIEGVVIFATEAMRNGRVEEQYGLLYRIGDRLASSLEFESTMKVVAEILVPQFADHCFIDLYDHDRLVRRISVHAEGWTPPPASWIDVGEEVHYPDHHFVRKAMRRMETVIVGDYVHAADVAPNERSARVSEQVGVTSAIAAPLRARGETLGVLTLALSSLSPREKTNYDGFDRDLVGAVASRVALAIDNARLFEEERSTALAFQHSLLPRDFPPFDGLTIAHRYLPAKPLEAHGHGIQTQVGGDFYDVIPLSAGRVGMVVGDVEGRGPHAAAVMGQLRAALRAFAQADREPGDILRELDEWVRQLGRPDDEGGTWVPSVSCLYMVYDAWSRELSYANAGHQPPLLISDGRVEDLALELSDKLLGVRPKGVPGEAAYQQDKLTLPPGATLLLYTDGLVERRPLGGTVDLRRSMVQLHERVREVANKDVEQIAEVAERAVPGEMDDDTALLVVRSHPEELALQEGWFVAEAPTVGEARHLAATTFANWGMDRDQAELACLLVSEIVTNVVIHATPHPVSREFTAEGVKDSDSTEAGGDLGGFDDFDEDWSDLLEEVADDAEDQAGREFLLRLRRGAESVWVEVFDRDLRLPRIRSAGADDEGGRGLYLVDQLASRWGSRPTPDGKAVWFEIPMQGD from the coding sequence ATGAAGCGGTGGGGGGAAGCCTTCTACGACGACAACGCGCTCACGGGGGCCGACGTCCTCGAGCAGGCTCAGGTCGCCGTGATCGTCACCGACCGCTTCAGCAACCTCCGGTACTGGAACACCTTCGCGCTGGAGCTCTTCCGGTTCGTCGGGGGCCGCGACTACCTCGGCACCTCCCTGATGGATCTCGGCATCCACGAGGCCGACCAGGAGCACGCGGCCCAGCTCGCGCGCCGGGTGCTCAAGGGCGAGACGTGGGAGGGCACCTTCGCCGTCCTGCGCGGTGACGGAACCTGGATCCACGTGCGCGCCCAGGCGGTGCCGCTGAAGCACGGCTCCGGGGCGATCGAGGGCGTCGTCATCTTCGCGACCGAGGCCATGCGCAACGGCCGCGTCGAGGAGCAGTACGGCCTGCTGTACCGCATCGGCGACCGGCTGGCGAGCTCCCTGGAGTTCGAGTCCACGATGAAGGTGGTCGCCGAGATCCTGGTGCCGCAGTTCGCCGACCACTGCTTCATCGACCTCTACGACCACGACCGGCTGGTCAGGCGCATCTCCGTGCACGCGGAGGGCTGGACGCCGCCGCCGGCGAGCTGGATCGACGTCGGCGAGGAGGTGCACTACCCCGACCACCACTTCGTCCGCAAGGCCATGCGGCGAATGGAGACCGTGATCGTCGGCGACTACGTGCACGCGGCCGACGTCGCACCGAACGAGCGCTCGGCGCGGGTGTCCGAGCAGGTGGGGGTGACATCGGCCATCGCGGCGCCGCTGCGCGCCCGCGGTGAAACGCTGGGCGTGCTCACGCTCGCCCTGTCCAGCCTCTCCCCCAGGGAGAAGACGAACTACGACGGCTTCGACCGGGACCTGGTCGGCGCCGTCGCCTCGCGCGTGGCGCTGGCCATCGACAACGCCCGGCTGTTCGAGGAGGAGCGCAGCACGGCGCTGGCGTTCCAGCACAGCCTGCTGCCGCGCGACTTCCCGCCGTTCGACGGGCTGACCATCGCGCACCGCTACCTCCCGGCCAAGCCGCTGGAGGCGCACGGGCACGGCATCCAGACCCAGGTCGGCGGCGACTTCTACGACGTGATCCCGCTGTCGGCCGGCCGGGTCGGGATGGTGGTCGGCGACGTCGAGGGCCGCGGGCCGCATGCGGCGGCGGTGATGGGCCAACTCCGCGCGGCGCTGCGGGCGTTCGCCCAGGCCGACCGCGAACCGGGCGACATCCTGCGCGAACTCGACGAGTGGGTCCGCCAGCTCGGCCGCCCCGACGACGAGGGCGGCACCTGGGTGCCCAGCGTCAGTTGCCTGTACATGGTCTACGACGCGTGGTCGCGCGAGCTGTCCTACGCCAACGCCGGGCACCAGCCGCCGCTGCTGATCAGCGACGGCCGGGTCGAGGACCTCGCGCTGGAGCTGTCGGACAAGCTGCTCGGCGTCAGGCCCAAGGGGGTGCCGGGCGAGGCCGCCTACCAGCAGGACAAGCTCACGCTGCCGCCGGGCGCGACGCTGCTGCTCTACACCGACGGCCTGGTCGAGCGCAGGCCCCTGGGCGGCACGGTCGACCTCCGGCGCTCCATGGTGCAACTGCACGAGCGGGTGCGCGAGGTGGCCAACAAGGACGTGGAGCAGATCGCCGAGGTCGCCGAGCGGGCGGTCCCCGGCGAGATGGACGACGACACCGCGCTGCTGGTGGTGCGCTCCCACCCCGAGGAGCTGGCCCTGCAGGAGGGCTGGTTCGTCGCCGAGGCCCCGACGGTCGGGGAGGCCCGCCACCTGGCGGCGACGACGTTCGCGAACTGGGGCATGGACCGCGACCAGGCGGAGCTGGCCTGCCTGCTGGTGTCGGAGATCGTCACCAACGTCGTCATCCACGCGACCCCGCACCCGGTGAGCCGCGAGTTCACCGCCGAAGGCGTCAAGGACTCCGACTCCACCGAGGCGGGCGGCGACCTGGGCGGCTTCGACGACTTCGACGAGGACTGGTCCGACCTCCTGGAGGAGGTGGCCGACGATGCCGAGGACCAGGCCGGGCGCGAGTTCCTGCTCAGGCTGCGCAGGGGGGCCGAGTCGGTCTGGGTGGAGGTCTTCGACCGCGACCTGCGCCTGCCGAGGATCCGCAGCGCCGGCGCCGACGACGAGGGCGGCCGGGGCCTCTACCTGGTCGACCAGTTGGCCTCCAGATGGGGCTCCAGGCCCACCCCCGACGGCAAGGCCGTGTGGTTCGAGATCCCGATGCAGGGGGACTAG
- a CDS encoding acyl-CoA dehydrogenase family protein, translated as MERELFDTEHGLFRDSVAEFLKREVVPFHAQWERDGIVPREVWVKAGGVGLLGLGVPEEFGGSGIDDYRFNAIVDEEICAVGASGLGIPLQNDVMAPYLVGLTTDEQKRRWLPGFAGGELITAIAMTEPGAGSDLQGIRTTAVRDGDDYVVNGQKTFITNGINADLVVVVARTDPEAGAHGISLIAVERGAPGFERGRNLDKIGLKAQDTAELSFTDVRVPAANLIGRENQGFVHLMHNLPQERLSIAVSATAGAERMLAETIEYCKNRTAFGRPIGKFQNTRFVLAELATEVDLARTYVDRAITLLNRGELSVEDAAKAKWWTSELCNKVMDRCLQLHGGYGYMMEYPVAKAWQDARIQSIFGGTTEIMKEIVGRSLGL; from the coding sequence ATGGAGAGGGAGCTCTTCGACACCGAACACGGCCTGTTCCGCGATTCGGTGGCCGAGTTCCTCAAACGCGAGGTCGTGCCCTTCCACGCCCAGTGGGAGCGGGACGGCATCGTCCCGCGCGAGGTGTGGGTGAAGGCGGGCGGGGTGGGACTGCTCGGCCTCGGCGTGCCCGAGGAGTTCGGCGGCTCGGGAATCGACGACTACCGGTTCAACGCGATCGTGGACGAGGAGATCTGCGCCGTCGGCGCCTCCGGCCTCGGGATCCCGTTGCAGAACGACGTGATGGCGCCCTACCTGGTCGGGCTGACCACCGACGAGCAGAAGCGCCGCTGGCTGCCCGGATTCGCCGGTGGCGAGCTGATCACCGCGATCGCGATGACCGAGCCGGGGGCAGGCAGCGACCTCCAGGGCATCCGGACGACGGCGGTCCGCGACGGCGACGACTACGTCGTCAACGGGCAGAAGACCTTCATCACCAACGGCATCAACGCCGACCTGGTGGTCGTGGTGGCCCGCACCGACCCCGAGGCCGGCGCGCACGGCATCTCGCTGATCGCCGTGGAGCGCGGCGCACCCGGCTTCGAGCGGGGCCGCAACCTGGACAAGATCGGCCTGAAGGCCCAGGACACCGCGGAACTGTCCTTCACCGACGTGCGGGTGCCCGCCGCCAATCTGATCGGCCGGGAGAACCAGGGGTTCGTCCACCTGATGCACAACCTGCCGCAGGAGCGGCTCTCGATCGCGGTGTCGGCCACCGCGGGCGCCGAGCGGATGCTCGCCGAGACGATCGAGTACTGCAAGAACCGCACCGCGTTCGGCCGCCCGATCGGCAAGTTCCAGAACACCCGTTTCGTACTGGCCGAATTGGCCACCGAGGTCGACCTCGCGCGCACCTACGTGGACCGGGCGATCACCCTGCTCAACCGCGGCGAGCTGAGCGTGGAGGACGCCGCGAAGGCGAAGTGGTGGACGAGTGAGTTGTGCAACAAGGTGATGGACCGTTGCCTCCAGCTCCACGGCGGGTACGGGTACATGATGGAGTACCCCGTGGCGAAGGCCTGGCAGGACGCCCGCATCCAGTCGATCTTCGGCGGCACCACCGAGATCATGAAGGAGATCGTGGGGCGGTCGCTGGGCCTGTAA
- a CDS encoding acetyl-CoA C-acetyltransferase → MAEAFIVGAVRTPVGTRKGALAAVHPADLGAHVLKELVARTGVDPAAVEDVIMGCVSQVGPQALDLARTAWLSAGLPETTAGVTIDRQCGSSQQAVHFAAQGVMSGTQDIVVASGVENMGMVPMGSNVKFAIDAGLPLFGDGWTERYGAQEISQFRGAQLMCEKWGFDRDDLEAFALESHQRAAAARGAGHFEKEIAPLAGVTQDEGVRPDTSLEAMAGLDPLREGWAITAAVASQISVGASAVLIASERAVKEHGLTPLARVVQLSLVGDDPVYMLTAPIPATRTALKKAGLSIDDIDVTEINEAFAPVPLAWLKETGADPARTNPNGGAIALGHPLGATGAVLMTKLVHELHRSGGRYGLQTMCEGGGQANVTVIERV, encoded by the coding sequence GTGGCTGAGGCATTCATCGTCGGGGCCGTTCGCACCCCGGTAGGGACCAGGAAGGGCGCGCTGGCCGCAGTGCACCCGGCCGACCTGGGGGCGCACGTCCTCAAGGAGCTCGTGGCGCGCACCGGGGTCGACCCGGCCGCGGTCGAGGACGTCATCATGGGCTGCGTGAGCCAGGTCGGTCCGCAGGCGCTCGACCTCGCACGCACCGCGTGGCTGTCGGCGGGGCTGCCCGAGACGACGGCCGGCGTCACCATCGACCGGCAGTGCGGCTCCTCCCAGCAGGCCGTGCACTTCGCCGCGCAGGGCGTCATGTCCGGCACCCAGGACATCGTCGTGGCGTCCGGTGTGGAGAACATGGGCATGGTCCCGATGGGCTCCAACGTCAAGTTCGCGATCGACGCCGGCCTGCCGCTGTTCGGCGACGGCTGGACCGAGCGCTACGGCGCACAGGAGATCTCGCAGTTCCGCGGAGCCCAACTGATGTGCGAGAAGTGGGGGTTCGACCGCGACGACCTGGAGGCGTTCGCGCTGGAGAGCCACCAGCGGGCCGCGGCGGCGCGCGGGGCGGGGCACTTCGAGAAGGAGATCGCGCCGCTGGCCGGCGTCACCCAGGACGAGGGCGTGCGCCCCGACACCTCGCTGGAGGCGATGGCCGGGCTCGACCCGCTGCGCGAGGGGTGGGCGATCACCGCTGCGGTGGCCAGCCAGATCTCGGTCGGCGCGAGCGCCGTGCTGATCGCCTCGGAGCGGGCCGTCAAGGAGCACGGCCTCACGCCGCTGGCCCGCGTCGTCCAGCTCTCCCTCGTCGGCGACGATCCGGTCTACATGCTCACCGCCCCGATCCCCGCGACCAGGACCGCGCTGAAGAAGGCCGGGCTGAGCATCGACGACATCGACGTCACCGAGATCAACGAGGCGTTCGCGCCGGTGCCGCTGGCCTGGCTCAAGGAGACCGGCGCCGACCCGGCCAGGACCAACCCCAACGGCGGCGCGATCGCCCTCGGCCACCCGCTGGGCGCGACCGGGGCCGTCCTGATGACCAAGCTGGTCCACGAACTGCACCGCAGCGGTGGCCGCTACGGCCTGCAGACCATGTGCGAGGGCGGCGGCCAGGCCAACGTCACCGTCATCGAACGGGTCTAG
- a CDS encoding IS4 family transposase, with the protein MPDHCATTREVRSAPSVFAPGHLGELTQIVPFEMVDAVLAERGRHHQRLRLLPARVVVYLLLAGGLFAPLGWTAIWRKLTSGLNLTPRPTASALFYARKRLGPAPLKALFTLLADPTHTAHRFKGLLVCAIDGTLLDVPASAANRSVHRSQGATRWAGAGYPQLRLLALVATGSRALLAATFGPVRHGETAYAPALCQAMGPGRLVLADRGFDAATVLEEFTATGAEILVRMSAGSNPRRLRRLKDGTWLVMRGKRRLRLIEAQITIATGQGQSTGRYRLATTLVDVDRYPATDLVALYHQRWEIETAYGELKSSLLGRRVLRAKDPEGLEQEVWALLATYQVVRYAIADAVTATGHSPLQASFTVAVEAARDCLVRAENTIAGERVDLRGVIGQQVLANLLPQRRLRTAPRVVKRAISKYHARSNGVDRTTYKATVDITVLTEP; encoded by the coding sequence TTGCCCGACCATTGTGCCACGACCCGCGAAGTCCGCTCCGCCCCCAGCGTCTTCGCCCCCGGCCACCTGGGAGAACTCACCCAGATCGTGCCCTTCGAGATGGTCGACGCCGTGCTCGCCGAGCGCGGCAGACACCACCAGCGACTCCGTCTCCTGCCCGCCCGCGTCGTGGTGTACCTGCTCCTGGCAGGTGGACTGTTCGCCCCCTTGGGCTGGACCGCGATCTGGCGCAAACTCACCAGCGGCCTGAACCTGACCCCCCGCCCCACCGCCTCGGCGCTGTTCTACGCCCGCAAACGCCTGGGCCCCGCACCCCTCAAAGCCCTGTTCACCCTCCTGGCCGACCCCACCCACACCGCCCACCGGTTCAAAGGGCTGCTGGTGTGCGCCATCGACGGCACCCTGCTGGACGTGCCCGCCTCAGCAGCCAACCGGAGTGTGCACCGCTCCCAGGGAGCGACCCGCTGGGCCGGGGCGGGCTACCCCCAGCTACGGCTGCTGGCCCTGGTAGCGACCGGCTCGCGCGCACTCCTGGCAGCCACGTTCGGCCCCGTCCGCCACGGCGAGACGGCCTACGCGCCCGCCCTGTGCCAGGCGATGGGCCCAGGCCGGCTGGTCCTGGCCGACCGCGGCTTTGACGCCGCCACCGTGCTGGAAGAGTTCACCGCGACCGGAGCCGAGATACTCGTGCGCATGAGCGCCGGCAGCAACCCCCGACGGCTACGCCGACTCAAGGACGGGACCTGGCTGGTCATGCGCGGCAAGCGGCGGCTACGGCTGATCGAGGCACAGATCACCATCGCCACCGGCCAGGGCCAAAGCACCGGCCGCTACCGGTTGGCCACCACCCTGGTCGACGTCGACCGCTACCCGGCTACCGACCTGGTGGCCCTGTACCACCAGCGGTGGGAGATCGAGACCGCCTACGGTGAGCTGAAGTCCTCCCTGCTCGGCCGCCGGGTGCTGCGGGCCAAGGACCCCGAAGGGCTGGAGCAGGAGGTGTGGGCGCTGCTGGCGACCTACCAGGTGGTGCGGTACGCGATCGCTGACGCGGTGACCGCCACCGGCCACAGCCCGCTCCAAGCGAGTTTCACCGTGGCGGTCGAGGCCGCCCGGGACTGCTTGGTCCGGGCCGAGAACACCATCGCCGGCGAGCGGGTCGACCTGCGGGGGGTGATCGGGCAGCAGGTGTTGGCGAACCTGCTGCCCCAGCGGCGTCTGCGGACGGCGCCGCGGGTGGTCAAACGCGCGATCTCGAAGTACCACGCCCGCTCCAACGGGGTAGACCGCACTACCTACAAAGCCACCGTGGACATCACGGTGTTGACAGAGCCCTGA